Proteins found in one Ischnura elegans chromosome 11, ioIscEleg1.1, whole genome shotgun sequence genomic segment:
- the LOC124167509 gene encoding ankyrin-1-like — protein MQKRDRGSCESLAESVSGGHQEEIEEIINTGISHYSQWSMDKYILLCKALEHGEMERAKLVLLNGGKVNCIGNKGFSFRSPLHYAAMHGNLEVAQMLLNKGAMVNAVDNNGETPLHEAVKGKEVDLTALLVKYGAYINARNKNDEIPLHAALKWGSFQNAELLLNHSADVNRAITDSNEGYAPLHFATQKGSEKIVNLLLEKGASINVIGNGKTPLHIAAEEGNKGIAENLLRHGADVQCKSPSGITEGYTPLHYAVEKGKEEILVMLLRKGSDVNVTGQGKTPLHLAAEKGHSRIVSSLLKHGAQVNCQCTSKLNDGYTPLHFALRNRHKRVVATLLEWGAYVDAPDNAGSTPLLIAVENADPEMVKIILGHFPDVNNESNRRSFITAVYRNNMQYRDITNSLLQYGFNVRPDDSNSRELLFNAVRKGYISIVESLLKCGAYTDLLSELLLLAAKNNKEVTEVLLEHGADLHYKDEHGRTALYATAMHVDDNAYDLEDDSVKGEIAELLLRNGAIVNAQSKFGYQPIHAAAANGYPSVVQKLLEHGADANSKSKSGETPLHLASDKGYVQVVLHLLDFGAIIDSTDQIGRTPRHIASEKGHVFIVHNLLNEGSDVNITTGDNLTAHDIAKQGEIAFYSDVRSNAPINDQYFDLDDDIDISPHELVRNALEDHIVKLKAANLYVNQKNLDSIKQTRKLMHCQDKYVSKLEILKQTFVGTFKHSLYDILTKSIHSLAILLENPYIVQYITSINLKKDFPEYAGIILSKLSKANQRRELLKEVNGYIPYIFPRLTWDCIQQVMTYLSNSDLVNLIYACKYFCVIITDN, from the coding sequence ATGCAAAAACGCGATCGAGGTTCTTGTGAGAGTCTTGCAGAGTCTGTTTCTGGAGGACATCaggaagaaattgaagaaataattaataCAGGAATATCTCACTATTCACAATGGTCAATGGACAAATACATCCTTCTCTGTAAAGCACTCGAGCATGGTGAAATGGAGCGTGCAAAATTAGTTTTACTTAATGGTGGCAAAGTTAATTGTATAGGCAACAAAGGATTTTCATTTAGGTCTCCCCTGCATTATGCAGCAATGCATGGTAACTTAGAAGTTGCTCAGATGCTGCTTAACAAAGGAGCTATGGTAAACGCAGTTGATAATAATGGTGAAACTCCACTACACGAAGCTGTTAAAGGGAAAGAGGTGGATCTCACCGCATTGCTTGTGAAATATGGAGCTTACATTAATGCAAGAAACAAGAATGATGAAATTCCTCTTCATGCGGCCCTAAAGTGGGGAAGTTTTCAAAATGCAGAGCTTCTTTTGAATCACAGTGCTGATGTGAACAGAGCAATTACTGATTCTAATGAAGGCTACGCCCCGTTGCATTTTGCAACACAAAAGGGTAgtgaaaaaatagtgaatttacTCTTGGAAAAAGGTGCCAGCATCAATGTAATAGGTAACGGCAAAACTCCTCTCCATATAGCTGCTGAAGAAGGAAATAAAGGAATTGCTGAGAATCTTTTGAGGCATGGAGCTGATGTGCAATGTAAAAGTCCCTCTGGGATTACCGAAGGCTACACCCCATTGCACTATGCTGTAGAAAAAGGGAAAGAAGAAATATTAGTGATGCTACTGAGAAAAGGTTCTGATGTGAATGTAACAGGCCAGGGTAAAACTCCTCTCCATTTAGCTGCAGAGAAAGGCCATTCCAGAATCGTCAGTAGTCTTCTGAAGCATGGGGCACAAGTGAACTGCCAGTGTACATCTAAGTTGAATGATGGTTATACTCCTTTGCACTTTGCTCTCAGAAATAGACACAAGAGAGTGGTAGCAACACTGCTTGAGTGGGGAGCCTATGTTGATGCACCAGATAATGCAGGTAGCACCCCATTGCTAATAGCAGTTGAGAATGCAGATCCagaaatggttaaaataatacTCGGGCATTTTCCTGATGTTAACAATGAAAGTAATAGGAGATCCTTCATTACTGCAGTTTACAGAAATAACATGCAGTATAGAGATATCACCAATAGCTTGCTACAATATGGATTCAATGTCAGGCCTGATGACTCAAATAGCAGGGAATTACTATTCAATGCTGTAAGGAAGGGATACATTAGCATTGTAGAATCACTGTTAAAGTGTGGAGCATATACCGACTTGCTATCAGAATTGCTGTTATTGGCagccaaaaataataaagaagTCACTGAAGTCCTTTTAGAGCATGGGGCTGATCTCCATTACAAGGATGAACATGGAAGAACAGCACTGTATGCCACAGCAATGCATGTAGATGACAATGCGTATGATTTGGAAGATGACAGTGTTAAAGGAGAAATAGCTGAATTACTCTTGAGAAATGGAGCCATTGTTAATGCTCAATCAAAATTTGGTTACCAACCAATTCACGCTGCTGCTGCAAATGGTTATCCAAGCGTTGTGCAAAAACTTTTGGAACATGGTGCAGATGCTAACTCAAAGAGTAAATCTGGTGAAACTCCACTTCATTTGGCTTCTGACAAAGGTTACGTTCAAGTTGTTCTACATCTCTTAGATTTTGGTGCCATCATTGATTCCACAGATCAGATTGGTAGAACCCCACGTCATATTGCATCAGAGAAAGGCCATGTTTTCATTGTTCATAACCTTCTGAATGAAGGCTCAGATGTAAACATTACCACAGGAGACAATCTCACAGCACATGATATTGCTAAACAAGGTGAGATAGCATTTTATTCTGATGTCAGAAGTAATGCTCCCATTAATGACCAATATTTTGATCTTGATGATGATATTGATATCAGCCCACATGAGTTAGTTCGCAATGCTCTAGAAGATCATATTGTCAAACTAAAAGCTGCAAATTTATATGTGAACCAAAAAAATTTAGACTCAATCAAACAAACCAGGAAATTGATGCATTGTCAGGATAAATATGTGAGCAAATTGGAAATCCTCAAGCAAACTTTTGTTGGTACTTTTAAGCATTCATTGTATGATATTTTGACAAAAAGCATTCATTCTTTAGCAATCCTACTAGAAAATCCATACATCGTGCAATACATTACATCTATAAACTTGAAAAAAGATTTTCCTGAATATGCTGGCATTATACTCAGTAAATTATCAAAGGCAAATCAAAGGAGGGAACTCCTTAAGGAAGTCAATGGTTATATTCCCTACATCTTCCCAAGGCTAACTTGGGATTGTATCCAACAAGTAATGACATACCTTAGCAATTCAGATCTAGTGAATTTGATATATGcttgcaaatatttttgtgttattatcACGGATAATTGA
- the LOC124167512 gene encoding UPF0430 protein CG31712, with product MGRSRSRSRTPRRHHKSKHSRKRSKSRERSAHNKHREKSRERSAKSRKRSLSESSSSSSASDDIRSGRIRRSRDRKMDEVERLAEMERQRRQRELEQRTVEEETAKRIEELVRKRVEEELERRKEEIEAEVLRRVEEAKKIMERQMMEEMERRRAQQLEEEKRREEEEGKKRAELERIMAENDRKIEEAQKKLAEERLAMVEAQRKIEEERQRLRKEQEKRVKEEQKKILGKNNSRPKLSFTLKPAVS from the exons ATGGGGAGGTCGAGAAGTAGAAGTAGAACCCCTCGCCGGCATCACAAGAGTAAGCATTCTAGGAAAAGATCAAAATCTCGCGAAAGGAGTGCCCACAATAAACACAGGGAAAAGTCCCGTGAAAGGAGTGCTAAATCTAG GAAACGCTCACTTTCCGAATCCTCTAGCAGTAGCTCCGCTTCTGATGACATTCGCAGTGGACGCATTAGAAGATCTCGTGATCGGAAGATGGATGAGGTGGAAAGATTGGCAGAAATGGAAAGACAAAG GCGCCAGAGGGAGTTGGAGCAGCGGACAGTGGAGGAGGAGACAGCCAAGCGCATAGAGGAGCTGGTGCGGAAGCGAGTGGAAGAGGAGCTGGAGAGGCGCAAGGAGGAGATAGAGGCAGAGGTGCTGCGCCGTGTGGAGGAGGCCAAGAAGATCATGGAGAGGCAGATGATGGAGGAGATGGAACGGCGGAGAGCCCAGCAGCTGGAGGAGGAGAAGAGGCGTGAG GAGGAGGAGGGTAAGAAAAGAGCTGAACTGGAAAGGATAATGGCTGAAAATGATCGCAAGATTGAAGAAGCTCAGAAGAAATTG GCTGAGGAGAGATTGGCAATGGTGGAGGCCCAACGAAAAATTGAGGAGGAAAGACAAAGACTTAGAAAAGAGCAAGAGAAGAGGGTGAAGGaagagcaaaagaaaattttgggGAAGAATAACTCGCGACCAAAACTTTCATTCACCCTTAAGCCTGCAGTATCATGA